The Brachyhypopomus gauderio isolate BG-103 chromosome 17, BGAUD_0.2, whole genome shotgun sequence genome includes a window with the following:
- the socs4 gene encoding suppressor of cytokine signaling 4 codes for MSEKKPDTRPKNLRSWSVDSYIRSVKKRSRGFRHDTAPRGEEGDAPEDQAIRSASCPRRRRERKCSCPAAGDGEPDSVCRKALARRSLRQKFQDAVGQCLPLRNHHHHSHHQHHHQHHHHHHQMASSRPFSVLLWSKRKIHVSELMEDKCPFSPKSDLAQCWHLIKKHDVHHNNASLAIETEKGPLLSPSPPTFISWEEISSAGASSLDDWDPSFTHGLTQCCAHTHYVLVPDLLQINNSPCYWGVLDRFEAEQLLEGQPEGTFLLRDSAQDEYLFSVSFRRYSRSLHARIEQSGKRFSFDRRDPCMYRDASVTGLLKHYSDPEACLFFEPLLSRPLPRNFPFSLQHLCRALICSCTTYQGIDILPLPDTLRDYLRQYHFRCDGACAW; via the coding sequence ATGTCCGAAAAGAAGCCGGACACGCGCCCTAAGAATCTGCGGAGCTGGAGTGTCGACAGCTACATCCGAAGCGTTAAGAAGCGTTCGCGTGGCTTCCGCCACGACACGGCCCCtcgaggagaggagggagatgcACCAGAGGACCAGGCCATCCGTTCTGCCTCCTGTCCCCGGAGACGGAGGGAGCGGAAATGCAGCTGTCCGGCTGCAGGAGACGGGGAGCCAGACTCAGTGTGCAGAAAGGCACTCGCCCGCCGGTCCCTGAGACAGAAGTTCCAGGACGCGGTGGGGCAGTGTCTCCCCCTCcgcaaccaccaccaccacagccaccaccagcatcatcatcaacatcatcatcatcaccatcaaaTGGCCTCCTCACGTCCTTTCTCCGTGCTCCTGTGGTCAAAGCGAAAGATTCATGTCTCTGAGCTTATGGAGGACAAGTGTCCCTTCTCGCCAAAGTCCGACCTAGCTCAGTGCTGGCACCTCATCAAGAAACACGACGTGCATCACAACAACGCCTCATTGGCCATAGAGACCGAAAAGGGGCCACTGTTGTCCCCGTCCCCGCCTACGTTCATCTCTTGGGAGGAGATCAGTTCCGCCGGGGCTTCTAGCTTGGATGACTGGGATCCATCTTTTACCCATGGGCTGACCCAGTGCTGCGCTCACACCCATTATGTCCTGGTGCCTGACCTGCTCCAGATCAACAACAGCCCGTGCTACTGGGGCGTCCTCGACCGCTTCGAGGCCGAGCAGCTCCTGGAGGGCCAGCCCGAGGGGACCTTCCTGCTGCGGGACTCTGCCCAGGACGAGTACCTGTTCTCGGTTAGCTTCAGGCGCTACAGCCGCTCTCTGCATGCTCGGATTGAGCAGAGTGGGAAACGATTCAGTTTTGACCGCCGCGACCCCTGCATGTACCGGGATGCCAGCGTCACGGGCCTCCTGAAGCACTACAGCGACCCGGAAGCATGCCTGTTCTTCGAGCCTCTGTTGTCCCGCCCACTGCCAAGGAACTTCCCCTTTTCACTACAGCATCTGTGCAGGGCTCTCATCTGTAGCTGCACTACATACCAGGGCATCGACATCTTGCCCCTGCCCGACACCCTCAGGGACTACCTCAGGCAGTATCACTTCAGGTGCGATGGAGCTTGTGCTTGGTAA
- the gnpnat1 gene encoding glucosamine 6-phosphate N-acetyltransferase has translation MLLDGTPLFDPFLLQDLDWSSSPVSFSPSISPANPGEGLTLRPLCVGDVDRGLYKLLSQLTVAGDVTKEQFKAKFEHMKKTGDYYTIVVEDTNLGQIVATATLIIEHKFIHGCAKRGRVEEVVVSDVCRGKQLGKLLVSTLTLLSKKLQCYKITLECSQKNVEFYKKFGYSASEESYMQCRFFD, from the exons ATGTTGCTGGACGGGACCCCTCTGTTTGACCCATTTCTGCTCCAGGATCTGGACTGGAGCAGCAGTCCGgtgtccttctctccctccatctccccagcGAACCCTGGGGAGGGCCTGACGCTCCGACCCCTCTGCGTGGGCGACGTGGACAGAG GACTGTATAAGTTGTTGTCTCAGCTCACAGTGGCAGGAGATGTCACAAAAGAACAGTTCAAAG CGAAGTTTGAACATATGAAGAAAACGGGGGACTATTATACCATTGTGGTGGAGGACACCAATCTTGGACAAATTGTTGCCACAGCAACACTTATCATAGAGCACAAATTCATCCATGGCTGTGCAAAG AGGGGCCGTGTTGAAGAGGTCGTGGTAAGTGACGTATGCCGAGGGAAACAGCTGGGGAAACT GCTGGTGTCCACATTGACCCTGCTCAGCAAAAAACTGCAGTGCTACAAAATAACGCTGGAGTGCTCACAGAAAAACGTGGAATTTTATAAGAAGTTTGGCTACTCGGCATCAGAAGAGAGCTACATGCAGTGTCGGTTCTTTGACTGA
- the styx gene encoding serine/threonine/tyrosine-interacting protein, with the protein MDEGSKLKLQFPSLPVSKEDQLDWLYPMRREMQEILPGLFLGPYSAAMKSKLSILEKEGITHIVCVRQDIEANFIKPKFPLKFRYLVLDIADNPVENIIRYFPMTKEFIDGCLETGGKVLVHGNAGISRSAALVIAYLMETFGMKYRDAFNHVQERRFCINPNMGFVHQLQEYEAIYLARLTIKMMSPIQLGRSFSIQAGMPGSLKRTLEEDDDFGNMQVQAAQNG; encoded by the exons ATGGACGAGGGGAGTAAACTTAAACTACAGTTCCCGTCCCTTCCCGTGTCCAAGGAGGACCAACTG GACTGGTTATACCCGATGcgaagagagatgcag GAAATCCTGCCTGGCCTCTTCCTTGGTCCCTACTCGGCTGCAATGAAAAGCAAG CTCTCCATACTGGAGAAGGAGGGGATAACTCACATTGTGTGTGTCAGACAAGATATTGAGGCCAACTTCATCAAGCCAAAATTTCCCCTCAAATTTAG ATACCTCGTTTTAGATATTGCAGATAACCCTGTGGAAAACATAATTAGATATTTTCCAATG ACAAAAGAATTTATTGATGGATGTTTAGAGACTGGAG GCAAGGTTCTTGTTCATGGAAATGCAGGGATATCTAGAAG CGCTGCCTTAGTTATTGCTTACCTTATGGAAACATTTGGGATGAAATACAG GGATGCTTTCAACCATGTTCAGGAGAGACGATTCTGCATTAACCCCAATATGGGCTTTGTCCATCAACTACAG GAATATGAAGCAATCTATCTTGCTAGACTAACCATCAAAATGATGTCACCCATTCAGTTGGGTCGGTCGTTTTCGATCCAAGCAGGAATGCCAG GAAGTCTGAAACGAACACTAGAGGAAGATGATGATTTTGGGAATATGCAGGTTCAAGCAGCACAGAACGGATAA
- the ros1 gene encoding proto-oncogene tyrosine-protein kinase ROS produces the protein MVENAPINGGENGLHVTKPSTVPSHPLIESIESVSGESVDISWSAPESPGGPIVGYNLNLTAHEHVVTTTTGENVFFTTFYPTHYNTTYRISIAAVNREGQGDVAEASLCTPPRPEQNGDQWVFASRLNSLRRRQAEADFFTPADCLADGLIQANITGLAVYHHSNHVYFSEGTRIWEKGADSLTDPSDLQLLYSASAEVTALSVDWLYRKLYYVSIGKVYYCKLDDCSSPVNFNLTLPSTPKQILADPYNGWLFLLLQNGIHRISLPEIFNHEEHLTLVVKSATISDFMVSSTTKRLLFYNQEKHMLSTVSLDGSLPVILMSEIYYNTLSIAYENGQLMITDGWAVYKETGKGPVALFTEFPMDCDILHSSYAGFGNLCFLSPFSQSYPLPRRPQDLQVVFGSDSATLHWNKPKITNGSSPSSWQNWTYSVSCSMNGTVVKDIIDITETHTSVTDLQSTVNYSFTVWANSPGGQSQTVSFHGTTLQAVEEAPYIVAASDGGFWKQTLDSFHFHESMDIHAKDVKDMDWYNDTLFWTDSAGHINWMDDHTSRPKVFTVPQALRADAVAFDWLGQYFYWSCNTSMICRGAMSGQQAELFLTAKQKVESLLIDSPNAAIYWTTETTVQTCRLDGERCELLKELSVFTGKKIVGVTADFSERNLYWLEQDGSFLNLYRAHINNVRPQDTKVTQMLKWSSSEVLNHQLAYYSGRLVWLGKEGQLRIQEVNQTRSVLLSSNVTLTAFALLQKSLKPLPDDFISPPLVIPPAVLKTSIRLEGNRSVFGIMWEPSAVEFGTVLYCVISHDLNLLKSHSDTTYCMKHCPTFNTFAKPFLQVKMFKPNTKFNIMITPYTYWGKGDSTFQVLFTPDRDTPTEANMEFILLGVTIITLIVGVASCIMWQRKKTPKIKIQNDLNCEGEVQSRGMVGVGNTCYAVSVLPIHQGTELLPAFPRECLRLQRLLGSGAFGEVYEGVMIKNQNTEERVAVKTLRHGASSQEKLEFLKEAQLMSQFHHPNILQLLGVCLLDEPHYLILELMEGGDLRSYLHGARSTATHGQLLNLTSLLDITLDVAKGCAYLEKIHFVHRDLATRNCLVSVREYADPDRLVKIGDFGLARDVYKNDYYRKRGEGLLPVRWMPPESLTDGIFNKHSDVWAFGVLLWEIVTLGKQPYPAFSNQEVLHHVSAGGRLPAPTGCPLILYNVMLECWRAMPTERPSFRCLQRTLAQLREAKTLSQDERNGHVNQAYQEEEEEPSEGVDTDEGVGTALTHVLSNEGLNYLMYQPDKAGHTDGIATDCSSLTEET, from the exons ATGGTAGAAAACGCTCCTATAAATGGCGGTGAAAACGGTCTCCATG TAACTAAGCCATCCACAGTTCCTTCCCATCCTCTTATTGAGAGCATTGAGAGTGTCTCTGGAGAGAGTGTGGACATCAGCTGGTCAGCTCCAGAGAGTCCCGGGGGCCCCATTGTGGGCTACAATCTCAACCTCACAGCTCACGAACACGTTGTCACCACAACCACTGGAGAAAATGTCTTCTTCACCACATTCTACCCAACACATTACAACACCACATACAG AATTTCCATAGCTGCCGTGAATCGTGAAGGCCAGGGAGATGTTGCAGAAGCTAGTCTGTGTACCCCACCTCGACCCG AGCAGAACGGAGATCAGTGGGTCTTTGCGTCCAGACTGAATTCGTTGAGGAGAAGGCAGGCGGAGGCAGACTTCTTCACTCCAGCCGACTGCCTCGCAGACGGACTTATACAAGCCAACATTACAG GGTTGGCGGTGTATCATCACTCCAACCATGTCTACTTCTCGGAGGGAACTCGTATATGGGAAAAGGGGGCAGACAGTCTAACCGACCCCTCGGACCTCCAACTCCTGTACTCGGCGTCGGCAGAGGTGACGGCTCTGTCTGTGGACTGGCTCTACAGGAAGCTGTACTACGTCTCTATTGGCAAG GTCTACTACTGTAAACTAGATGACTGTTCCTCTCCAGTGAACTTTAACCTGACTTTACCCAGCACTCCTAAACAAATACTTGCAGATCCTTACAATGG ATGGCTGTTCTTACTTTTGCAAAATGGAATACATCGGATTTCTCTTCCGGAGATCTTCAATCATGAAGAACATTTAACTCTTGTGGTCAAATCAGCCACCATAAGTGACTTCATGGTCAGCTCCACCACTAAGAGACTGCTCTTCTACAACCAAGAAAAACACATGCTGTCAACAGTGTCTCTGGATGGATCACTGCCTGTCATTCTGATGTCTGAGATTTACTATAACACCCTAAGTATAGCTTATGAAAATGGACAACTTATGATCACAGACGGGTGGGCTGTGTATAAAGAGACTGGGAAGGGTCCCGTGGCCTTATTCACAGAGTTCCCTATGGACTGTGATATCTTGCATTCCTCTTATGCAGGTTTTGGAAACCTCTGTTTTCTCAGTCCTTTCTCCCAGTCCTATCCACTACCCAGGAGGCCACAAGACTTACAGGTTGTGTTTGGATCAGATTCAGCTACTCTCCACTGGAACAAACCAAAAATCACAAACGGATCAA GTCCATCGTCATGGCAAAACTGGACGTATTCTGTTAGCTGTTCAATGAATGGAACGGTGGTTAAGGACATTATTGATATAACTGAGACACACACTTCAGTCACAGACCTGCAGAGCACTGTGAATTACAGTTTTACTGTGTGGGCCAATTCTCCTGGAGGACAATCCCAAACAGTATCATTTCATGGCACAACTCTCCAAGCAG TTGAAGAGGCACCATACATAGTTGCTGCCTCTGACGGAGGGTTTTGGAAGCAAACGTTGGACAGTTTTCACTTCCATGAATCGATGGACATTCATGCCAAAGATGTGAAAG ACATGGACTGGTATAACGACACACTGTTCTGGACTGACAGCGCAGGACACATTAACTGGATGGATGACCACACATCTCGTCCTAAAGTTTTTACCGTGCCTCAGGCCTTGAGGGCCGATGCTGTAGCCTTTGACTGGTTGGGCCAATATTTTTACTGGAGCTGCAACACGAGTATG ATATGCAGAGGAGCTATGTCTGGTCAGCAGGCTGAGTTATTTCTCACTGCAAAGCAAAAGGTCGAAAGCCTACTTATAGACTCACCCAATGCTGCCATCTACTGGACGACTGAAACCACAGTGCAGACTTGTAGGCTGGACGGGGAGAGATGTGAACTACTCAAAGAGCTGAGTGTCTTCACAGGAAAAAAG ATTGTTGGTGTGACCGCAGACTTCTCAGAGAGGAATCTGTACTGGCTCGAACAAGATGGTTCCTTCTTAAATCTTTACAGAGCACATATCAACAATGTGAG ACCACAGGACACCAAAGTGACACAAATGCTAAAATGGAGCTCATCTGAAGTATTGAATCACCAGCTTGCCTACTACAGTGGACGGCTTGTGTGGTTGGGTAAAGAAGGACAACTGAGAATCCAAGAGGTGAATCAAACAAGGAGCGTCCTCTTGTCTTCAAACGTCACCCTGACGGCTTTTGCTCTGCTGCAGAAATCCCTCAAACCTCTTCCAG ATGACTTCATATCTCCTCCACTGGTAATCCCACCTGCGGTTTTAAAAACATCGATTCGTCTTGAAGGCAACCGTTCAGTGTTTGGAATCATGTGGGAGCCCAGCGCAGTTGAGTTTGGGACGGTGCTCTACTGTGTAATCTCTCACGATTTAAACTTGCTCAAGTCACATTCAGACACG ACATATTGCATGAAGCACTGTCCCACTTTCAATACATTCGCTAAACCCTTCCTGCAAGTCAAAATGTTCAAGCCAAATACCAAATTTAATATCATGATAACTCCATATACTTATTGGGGTAAGGGTGACTCAACATTTCAAGTTCTCTTCACACCAGACAGGG acacacctacagaaGCAAACATGGAATTTATTTTGCTAGGTGTTACAATAATTACCCTAATTGTTGGAGTAGCCA GTTGCATCATGTGGCAAAGAAAAAAGACACCCAAGATCAAAATTCAGAATGATTTGAACTGCGAAGGTGAGGTACAGAGCAGAGGTATGGTGGGTGTAGGCAACACCTGCTACGCTGTCAG TGTGCTGCCTATCCATCAAGGGACAGAACTGTTGCCAGCTTTCCCCAGGGAATGTCTTAGACTGCAGCGGCTGTTGGGCAGTGGTGCCTTTGGCGAGGTTTATGAGGGGGTAATGATTAAAAACCAGAATACAGAGGAGAGAGTAGCTGTCAAG ACACTGCGCCACGGAGCCAGCAGTCAGGAGAAACTGGAATTCTTGAAAGAGGCGCAATTGATGAG CCAATTTCATCACCCCAACATCCTGCAACTGCTTGGGGTGTGTCTGCTTGATGAACCTCATTATCTCATCCTGGAGTTGATGGAGGGGGGAGATCTACGCTCCTACCTGCACGGAGCACGATCTACTGCG ACTCATGGGCAATTGCTGAACCTCACCAGCCTTCTTGATATAACTTTGGATGTTGCCAAAGGATGTGCATATTTGGAAAAGATTCATTTCGTTCATAG AGATCTTGCCACAAGAAACTGTCTGGTTTCAGTGAGAGAATATGCGGATCCCGATAGATTAGTGAAGATTGGAGACTTCGGTTTGGCCCGCGATGTCTATAAGAACGATTACTACAGGAAGAGAGGCGAGGGCCTGCTGCCCGTACGGTGGATGCCCCCGGAGAGTCTCACAGACGGCATTTTCAATAAGCATTCTGATGTATG GGCGTTTGGGGTTCTACTGTGGGAAATTGTGACACTGGGAAAACAGCCGTACCCTGCTTTCTCCAATCAAGAGGTCTTGCATCACGTTAGTGCAGGTGGACGGCTCCCGGCTCCCACTGGGTGTCCATTGATTCT ATATAATGTGATGTTGGAATGTTGGAGGGCGATGCCCACCGAGAGACCAAGCTTCCGTTGTCTCCAGAGAACTTTAGCGCAGTTGAGAGAGGCTAAAACACTCAGTCAAGATGAAAGAAATGGTCATGTCAACCAAGCCTACCAAGAAGAAG AGGAGGAGCCTTCCGAAGGTGTGGACACAGATGAGGGTGTGGGGACAGCGCTGACTCATGTCCTCAGCAATGAGGGCCTAAATTACCTGATGTATCAGCCAGATAAGGCAGGACATACAGATGGCATTGCAACAGATTGCTCATCACTTACAGAAGAAACATGA